One genomic segment of candidate division KSB1 bacterium includes these proteins:
- a CDS encoding 4Fe-4S dicluster domain-containing protein: protein MAQYFKDICNGLYTILIGMLETWKHLFRPAVTLQYPHARFALPPGTRQQLFCNIDDCIGCYKCARICPVNCIYIDTVKAKPTEDLGKASTGNPIRQHVVRFDIDMFKCCYCDLCTTVCPTECLYMTDKYEATVYERSNGLFHFSKYEPALAAKMLAAQAAEEAAAAAAKAAKAAAKPKAEAQPAHA from the coding sequence ATGGCACAATACTTCAAAGACATCTGCAACGGTCTTTACACCATCCTGATCGGCATGCTGGAAACCTGGAAGCATCTCTTCCGGCCCGCCGTCACGCTGCAATATCCCCATGCCCGTTTTGCCCTGCCGCCCGGCACGCGCCAGCAGCTCTTTTGCAACATCGATGATTGCATCGGCTGCTACAAATGCGCACGCATCTGCCCGGTGAATTGCATCTACATCGACACCGTCAAGGCCAAGCCCACCGAAGATCTCGGCAAGGCCTCGACCGGCAACCCCATCCGCCAGCACGTGGTGCGCTTCGACATCGACATGTTCAAGTGCTGCTACTGCGATTTGTGCACCACCGTGTGCCCGACGGAATGCCTGTACATGACCGACAAGTACGAAGCCACGGTGTACGAGCGCAGCAACGGCCTCTTTCACTTTTCCAAGTACGAGCCGGCGTTGGCGGCCAAAATGCTGGCGGCGCAGGCCGCCGAAGAGGCTGCCGCAGCCGCCGCCAAGGCCGCCAAGGCCGCCGCCAAACCCAAAGCCGAGGCACAGCCTGCGCATGCCTGA
- a CDS encoding NAD(P)H-dependent oxidoreductase subunit E: MSAKLSQAARDRIAELFTHYPPEHKRAALLPILHVVQEEIGYIPVELEEEIAGLVGVPVVKVKEVLSFYTWFRQQPVGKYHFQVCRTLSCSLRGHREILAYLENKLGIKAGETSADGRYTISTVECLASCETAPMMQLNEKYIDHLTPEKIDEILAGLP; the protein is encoded by the coding sequence ATGAGTGCAAAATTGTCGCAAGCGGCGCGCGACCGCATTGCCGAGTTGTTCACCCACTATCCGCCGGAGCACAAGCGCGCGGCGCTGCTGCCGATCCTGCACGTGGTGCAGGAGGAAATTGGCTATATCCCGGTTGAGCTCGAAGAGGAGATCGCGGGGTTGGTGGGCGTGCCGGTGGTGAAAGTAAAAGAAGTCCTTTCCTTCTACACCTGGTTTCGCCAGCAGCCGGTGGGCAAGTATCACTTTCAAGTGTGCCGCACCCTCTCCTGCAGTCTGCGCGGCCACCGCGAGATTCTCGCATATTTGGAAAACAAACTCGGCATCAAGGCCGGGGAGACCTCGGCCGACGGCAGATACACGATCAGTACGGTGGAATGCCTGGCCTCCTGCGAAACCGCACCGATGATGCAGTTGAACGAGAAATATATCGATCATCTCACGCCGGAGAAAATCGATGAGATTTTGGCGGGATTGCCGTAA
- the nuoB gene encoding NADH-quinone oxidoreductase subunit NuoB, with product MGRPQQPFLEKETRFLEEGRYGDNVIITSIDSLLNWARLSSLWPMTFGLACCAIEMMAVGASKYDLDRFGAGVFRPSPRQTDLMIVAGTVTIKMAERVKVLYEQMPEPKYVMSMGSCATCGGPYWKHGYHVLKGVDRVVPVDVYVPGCPPRPEALIDGLLKLQEKIRRESLIKRKLTEAVK from the coding sequence ATGGGCCGACCACAGCAGCCATTTCTGGAAAAGGAAACCCGTTTTCTCGAGGAAGGACGGTACGGCGACAACGTCATCATCACCTCAATCGATTCATTGCTCAATTGGGCGCGGCTGTCCTCGCTGTGGCCCATGACCTTTGGCCTGGCGTGCTGCGCCATTGAAATGATGGCGGTGGGGGCCTCGAAGTATGATCTCGACCGCTTCGGCGCCGGCGTGTTTCGCCCCAGCCCGCGCCAGACCGATCTCATGATCGTGGCCGGCACGGTGACCATCAAGATGGCGGAGCGCGTGAAGGTGCTCTACGAGCAGATGCCGGAGCCCAAGTATGTCATGTCGATGGGAAGTTGTGCCACCTGCGGGGGACCCTACTGGAAGCACGGTTATCATGTGCTGAAGGGGGTGGATCGCGTCGTGCCCGTCGACGTTTATGTGCCGGGTTGCCCGCCCCGGCCGGAGGCGCTGATTGACGGCCTGCTCAAGCTGCAGGAGAAAATTCGTCGGGAAAGCCTGATCAAGCGCAAACTCACGGAGGCGGTGAAATAA
- a CDS encoding NADH-quinone oxidoreductase subunit A: MSVLTTFVLLGGLVGLLLVLSSWLGPKRTNSVKEVPFECGWVPIALPGERRSIRFYMIAILFVLFDIEIVFLFPWATVFRELGPGGFFSMLTFVGILVLGLLYAWKRGALEWD, encoded by the coding sequence GTGTCCGTTCTCACGACTTTCGTGCTGCTCGGCGGCCTGGTCGGGTTGCTCCTGGTGTTGTCCTCCTGGCTCGGCCCCAAACGCACCAACAGCGTGAAAGAGGTGCCGTTCGAATGCGGCTGGGTTCCGATTGCCCTGCCCGGCGAACGGCGTTCGATTCGATTCTACATGATCGCGATCCTGTTCGTGCTTTTCGATATTGAAATCGTTTTTCTCTTCCCCTGGGCCACGGTGTTTCGCGAGCTGGGGCCGGGCGGATTTTTCAGCATGCTGACTTTCGTGGGCATTCTCGTGCTGGGACTGCTCTACGCGTGGAAGCGAGGTGCTTTGGAATGGGATTGA
- a CDS encoding T9SS type A sorting domain-containing protein: MARDTTIAAKAFKVVATKSLRFNGTSLSFERVDTLGDVYKYDPSTQREVLLYRFSDLSRSFWPSQNHLARFDTSYTDEVFSKARKILRTNFYFSNDTTQLLFVYDFADSLGLIRSDFGHLQGTFLGGARINGVLYGTFTSVKEKYETPVSFTLYQNYPNPFRTSSTIEFLITNSSYVTLKVFDVLGREIISLIDAHLSAGKHKVVWHPERLAAGKYFYRLSFETHSKVRELTFQK; encoded by the coding sequence ATGGCGCGTGATACAACGATAGCGGCGAAGGCGTTTAAAGTTGTGGCGACAAAATCCCTTCGTTTTAACGGCACAAGCTTGTCTTTCGAGCGAGTCGACACTCTTGGTGACGTTTACAAATACGATCCTAGCACGCAAAGGGAAGTTTTGCTGTATCGTTTCTCGGATCTCTCAAGATCGTTCTGGCCTTCTCAAAACCATCTGGCGCGGTTCGATACTTCATACACTGATGAGGTGTTTTCAAAGGCGCGAAAAATTTTAAGAACGAACTTCTATTTTTCCAACGACACCACGCAACTGCTTTTTGTTTACGACTTTGCTGATAGCCTAGGTCTTATCAGATCGGATTTTGGTCATTTGCAAGGCACTTTCCTTGGCGGGGCCCGAATAAACGGCGTTCTATACGGGACCTTCACTTCAGTTAAGGAAAAGTATGAAACGCCGGTGAGTTTTACGCTTTATCAAAACTATCCAAATCCTTTTAGGACGAGTAGCACCATTGAATTTTTGATCACAAACTCAAGCTACGTTACCTTGAAAGTTTTTGATGTTCTAGGACGAGAAATTATCTCGTTGATAGATGCTCACCTTTCTGCTGGAAAGCACAAAGTCGTTTGGCACCCTGAAAGGCTTGCCGCTGGAAAATATTTTTACAGACTCAGCTTTGAAACGCACAGCAAGGTGAGAGAGCTTACTTTTCAGAAGTAA
- a CDS encoding NADH-quinone oxidoreductase subunit I — MNVHDKYKPLTFWERTYLPRVWDGLVLTMRHFFCNLWHFLLASLGIPRAWKGAVTYQYPEVRRPLWPRLRTLHRLTKRDDGTPRCVACMMCETVCPAKCIYIVAGERPEKQIEKYPVQFDIDLGKCVFCGYCVEACPEDAIRMDTGILEFSAYGRNGMLLTKEMLLSFEPKKGHYVARPDLETAPTAAPKLAEA; from the coding sequence ATGAACGTCCACGACAAATACAAGCCGCTGACTTTTTGGGAACGAACCTACCTGCCGCGCGTGTGGGACGGCCTGGTGCTCACCATGCGGCATTTCTTCTGCAACCTGTGGCATTTTCTGCTCGCCAGCCTCGGCATCCCGCGCGCCTGGAAGGGTGCGGTGACCTATCAGTATCCCGAAGTGCGCCGCCCGCTCTGGCCGCGTCTGCGCACTCTGCACCGCCTCACCAAGCGTGACGATGGCACGCCGCGCTGCGTCGCCTGCATGATGTGTGAAACCGTCTGTCCGGCCAAGTGCATCTACATCGTCGCCGGCGAGCGCCCGGAGAAACAGATCGAAAAGTATCCGGTGCAGTTCGACATCGATTTGGGCAAATGCGTGTTCTGCGGCTATTGCGTTGAAGCCTGCCCGGAGGATGCCATTCGCATGGACACCGGCATCCTCGAGTTTTCCGCCTACGGCCGCAATGGCATGCTGCTCACCAAAGAGATGCTGTTGAGCTTCGAGCCCAAGAAAGGACATTACGTCGCACGGCCGGATTTGGAGACGGCGCCCACCGCCGCGCCCAAGCTCGCGGAAGCCTAG
- the nuoF gene encoding NADH-quinone oxidoreductase subunit NuoF, with protein sequence MDTTLTPNGGILTPLIRKNCQILRNYLEAGGYAAARKALAMTPEAIINEVTKSNLRGLGGAGFPTGRKWSFIPKNSPKPKYLVINADESEPGTFKDRYLITRATHALLEGIIIAARAIDAHTAYIYIRGEYVEPARILQAAIDEAYQNGILGRKVLGTDYELNVYVHRGAGAYICGEETALLESLEGKKGWPRMKPPFPAIEGLFRCPTIVNNVETISYVPAILANGGEWFAKLGSERNGGYRFYSVSGHVNRPGVYELPHGTTLREILYTHAGGIRNGKKLKAVIPGGSSSPVLRPEEIDVKMDVDSLAAIGSMIGSAGVIAIDEDTCLLEVLRVTARFYHHESCGQCTPCREGTGWLEKVLARMRRGEGNPQDPDRLLSIATGIMGNTICPLGDAAAMPVFGFVKKFREEFEAHARYGRCHTGAFTSWQPPARPGA encoded by the coding sequence ATGGACACAACGTTGACACCCAACGGCGGCATTCTCACCCCCCTCATCAGAAAGAACTGCCAGATTTTGCGGAACTATCTCGAGGCCGGCGGCTATGCCGCTGCGCGCAAGGCGCTGGCCATGACGCCGGAGGCGATCATCAACGAAGTCACCAAATCCAATTTGCGCGGACTGGGCGGCGCGGGCTTTCCCACCGGCCGCAAGTGGAGTTTCATCCCTAAAAACTCCCCCAAGCCGAAATATCTGGTGATCAACGCCGATGAAAGCGAACCGGGCACTTTCAAGGATCGCTACCTCATCACCCGTGCGACACACGCCCTGCTGGAAGGCATCATCATTGCCGCCAGGGCCATCGATGCCCACACCGCCTACATCTACATCCGCGGCGAGTATGTCGAGCCGGCCCGCATCCTGCAGGCCGCCATCGACGAGGCTTATCAAAACGGCATCCTGGGCCGCAAAGTGCTGGGCACGGATTATGAGTTGAATGTCTACGTGCACCGCGGTGCCGGCGCCTACATCTGCGGCGAGGAAACCGCGCTGCTGGAATCACTCGAGGGCAAAAAAGGCTGGCCGCGCATGAAGCCGCCTTTTCCCGCGATCGAAGGCTTGTTCCGCTGCCCGACCATCGTCAACAACGTCGAGACCATTTCCTACGTCCCCGCGATTCTCGCCAACGGCGGGGAGTGGTTCGCAAAACTCGGCAGTGAGCGCAACGGCGGCTATCGCTTTTACAGCGTCAGCGGTCATGTCAACCGGCCCGGCGTTTATGAATTGCCGCACGGCACGACCTTGCGCGAGATTCTCTACACCCATGCCGGCGGCATTCGCAACGGCAAAAAGCTCAAAGCCGTGATTCCCGGCGGCTCTTCCTCGCCGGTGCTGCGGCCCGAGGAGATCGACGTGAAGATGGACGTCGATTCGCTGGCAGCCATCGGGTCGATGATCGGCTCGGCGGGCGTGATTGCCATCGATGAAGACACCTGCCTGCTCGAAGTCCTGCGAGTGACTGCGCGTTTTTATCATCATGAAAGTTGCGGCCAGTGCACGCCCTGCCGGGAAGGCACCGGCTGGTTGGAGAAGGTGCTGGCGCGCATGCGGCGCGGCGAGGGCAACCCCCAGGATCCGGACCGGCTGTTGAGCATTGCCACCGGCATCATGGGCAACACCATTTGTCCGCTCGGCGATGCTGCGGCCATGCCGGTTTTCGGCTTTGTGAAAAAGTTCCGAGAAGAGTTCGAAGCACACGCCAGGTATGGCAGATGCCACACCGGTGCGTTCACCAGTTGGCAGCCACCGGCCAGGCCCGGCGCCTGA
- a CDS encoding NADH-quinone oxidoreductase subunit B, with translation MRNLLGGDNFVTSRVDAAVGWARKFSLFQYPFVTACCGMEYMAVSGPQYDLDRFGAALPRFSPRQADVLFVVGTISQKIAPILRRVYDQMCEPKWVVAFGVCTCTGGFYDNYSTVQGIDTIVPVDVYIPGCPPRPETVLQGIMLLQEKIQKQKQEY, from the coding sequence TTGAGAAATCTTCTCGGTGGCGACAATTTTGTCACTTCGCGCGTCGATGCCGCTGTCGGCTGGGCGCGCAAGTTTTCCCTGTTTCAATATCCGTTTGTCACGGCCTGCTGCGGCATGGAATACATGGCGGTCTCCGGGCCGCAATATGATCTTGACCGCTTCGGAGCCGCCCTCCCGCGTTTCAGCCCGCGCCAGGCTGACGTTCTGTTTGTCGTCGGCACGATCAGTCAGAAGATCGCGCCGATCTTGCGCCGGGTTTACGACCAGATGTGCGAACCCAAATGGGTGGTCGCCTTCGGTGTCTGTACCTGCACCGGTGGCTTTTACGACAACTACTCCACCGTTCAGGGCATCGACACCATCGTGCCGGTGGATGTTTACATTCCCGGCTGCCCGCCGCGGCCGGAAACCGTGCTGCAGGGTATCATGCTGCTGCAGGAGAAAATTCAAAAGCAGAAGCAGGAGTATTAA
- a CDS encoding NADH-quinone oxidoreductase subunit H, with product MSEIIATVLKILFFILVFVFNTAALLTWVERKQSALMQDRVGANRARIFGLRLWGLFHILADSLKMFLKEDYRPRGAETLLFWLAPGISMFFALVAFAAIPFADSLVIGGRAHLMQIAPLNIGILYVLATMSMAVYGVVLGAWASNNNYSLMGGLRASAQMISYEVGIGVSLIGVLLVFQTVNLQEIVRAQGALLGGWLPKWGILYQPIGFLLFFTTGLAETKRIPFDAPEGESEIIGYHVEFSSMRFGMYFLTDLIETVLIACITVTLFLGGWQVPYLTAAGFEFPWGGRLALSNLSVTVLQFLGFSLKVAALLWFMMLIRWTLPRFRYDQVMALGWKILLPLALLNIFVTAAVILFL from the coding sequence ATGAGTGAGATTATTGCCACCGTATTGAAGATTCTGTTTTTCATTCTGGTCTTCGTGTTCAACACCGCGGCGTTGCTGACCTGGGTGGAGCGCAAACAAAGCGCGCTCATGCAGGACCGGGTGGGTGCCAACCGCGCCCGGATTTTCGGTTTGCGTTTGTGGGGGTTGTTTCACATTCTCGCCGACTCGTTGAAGATGTTTCTCAAGGAGGATTACCGGCCACGGGGCGCGGAAACGCTGCTCTTTTGGCTGGCACCCGGCATCAGCATGTTTTTCGCGCTGGTGGCGTTTGCCGCCATCCCGTTTGCCGACTCCCTGGTGATTGGCGGCCGCGCGCACCTCATGCAGATCGCGCCGCTCAATATCGGCATTTTGTACGTCCTCGCCACCATGTCGATGGCGGTGTACGGCGTGGTGCTGGGCGCCTGGGCCTCCAACAACAACTACTCGCTCATGGGCGGCCTGCGCGCCTCGGCCCAGATGATCTCTTATGAAGTCGGTATTGGCGTCTCGCTCATCGGTGTGCTGCTGGTTTTTCAAACGGTGAATCTGCAGGAGATCGTGCGCGCCCAGGGCGCCCTGCTCGGTGGCTGGCTGCCGAAGTGGGGCATTCTCTACCAGCCCATCGGCTTTCTGCTGTTTTTCACCACCGGTCTGGCGGAAACCAAGCGCATCCCGTTCGATGCGCCGGAAGGCGAAAGCGAGATCATCGGTTACCATGTCGAATTCAGCAGCATGCGCTTCGGCATGTATTTTTTGACCGATTTGATCGAGACTGTGCTGATCGCCTGCATCACCGTCACGCTGTTCCTCGGCGGCTGGCAGGTGCCCTATCTCACCGCCGCCGGTTTCGAGTTTCCCTGGGGCGGCCGCCTGGCCCTCTCGAACTTGTCGGTCACCGTGCTGCAGTTTTTAGGATTTTCGCTGAAAGTTGCGGCCCTGCTGTGGTTCATGATGTTGATCCGCTGGACGCTGCCGCGCTTTCGCTACGATCAAGTGATGGCGCTGGGCTGGAAGATTTTGCTGCCGCTGGCATTGCTCAATATTTTTGTGACGGCGGCAGTCATCCTGTTCCTGTGA
- a CDS encoding molybdopterin-dependent oxidoreductase, which produces MPNITIDGKTVEVEPGTTVIQAAEKLGIELPRYCYHPGLSIVGQCRICLVEIEKMPKPQVACYTPVTDGMVVHTQSEKALRARKDVLELLLVNHPLDCPVCDQAGECWLQEYYMRLGQYDSKMIEDKVKKDKAVDLGPHVMLDQERCILCTRCVRFCDEISKSHELGIFNRGDHAVLAPHPGRRLDNLYSVNTVDICPVGALTEKDFRFEARVWYLHSTPSICPGCSTGCNIAIHTNTERTHHAQGRRVVRLKPRYHPEVNQWWMCDIGRYSFKSVDDPSRLTAPMLRQDGQWIATSWEVVSEAVTHKIKTAGAERVGLWASPQLTNEDLFVLKKFADRLGLTRVAATLAPLQKPVRDNFLIKEDHNPNTRGLEFTGFPLDTQASADLLQQAADGKLAVLLIFYHDLTCAFAGEAVSRALAKVPTVVFIGPNHNATSAAAHFLLPAAAWPESDGTFTNFAGRVQRLRQAVPPLGDARPVWQILKLLGKPLGVIVPYLEAGDVFAALARENRAFAGMSYATIGELGHQSGEEAHAVKTRRLNQVPDKLRIVPIFG; this is translated from the coding sequence ATGCCCAACATCACGATTGACGGCAAAACCGTTGAAGTCGAACCCGGCACCACGGTGATTCAGGCCGCGGAGAAACTCGGCATCGAGTTGCCGCGTTACTGCTACCATCCCGGCCTGAGCATCGTCGGCCAGTGCCGTATTTGTCTCGTGGAAATTGAAAAGATGCCCAAGCCGCAGGTGGCCTGCTACACGCCGGTGACTGACGGCATGGTGGTGCACACGCAAAGCGAGAAAGCGCTGCGTGCCCGCAAAGATGTGCTCGAATTGCTGCTGGTCAATCACCCGCTCGACTGCCCGGTGTGTGATCAGGCCGGCGAATGCTGGCTGCAGGAGTATTACATGCGCCTCGGCCAGTATGACAGCAAGATGATCGAAGACAAGGTGAAGAAGGACAAGGCAGTCGATCTCGGCCCGCATGTCATGCTCGACCAGGAGCGCTGCATCCTGTGCACGCGCTGTGTGCGCTTTTGTGATGAGATCAGCAAGAGTCATGAATTGGGCATCTTCAACCGCGGGGACCACGCCGTGCTGGCGCCCCATCCCGGCAGACGTCTCGACAATCTGTATTCCGTCAACACGGTTGACATCTGCCCGGTGGGCGCGCTCACCGAAAAGGATTTTCGCTTTGAAGCGCGCGTCTGGTATCTGCACTCAACCCCCTCCATTTGTCCCGGCTGCAGCACCGGCTGCAACATCGCGATACACACCAACACCGAGCGCACCCATCACGCCCAGGGCCGGCGCGTGGTGCGCCTGAAACCGCGCTACCATCCCGAGGTGAATCAATGGTGGATGTGCGACATTGGCCGTTATTCCTTCAAGAGTGTCGATGATCCCTCCCGGCTGACCGCGCCGATGCTGCGGCAGGACGGGCAGTGGATTGCAACCAGTTGGGAAGTGGTGAGCGAGGCCGTGACGCACAAGATCAAGACGGCGGGTGCGGAACGGGTGGGCTTGTGGGCCTCGCCGCAGTTGACCAATGAAGACCTGTTCGTCCTGAAAAAATTTGCCGACCGTCTGGGCCTCACCCGCGTGGCAGCCACGCTCGCACCCCTGCAAAAGCCGGTGCGTGACAACTTCCTGATCAAGGAAGATCACAACCCGAATACGCGCGGTCTGGAGTTCACCGGTTTCCCGCTCGACACGCAGGCCTCGGCTGACTTGCTGCAGCAGGCGGCGGACGGCAAACTCGCCGTGCTGCTGATCTTTTACCATGATTTGACCTGCGCGTTTGCCGGCGAGGCGGTGAGTCGCGCGCTGGCAAAAGTGCCGACCGTGGTTTTCATCGGCCCCAATCACAATGCCACCAGCGCCGCCGCCCATTTCCTGCTGCCGGCCGCGGCGTGGCCGGAAAGCGACGGCACATTCACCAATTTTGCCGGGCGGGTGCAGCGCTTGCGGCAGGCGGTGCCGCCCCTGGGCGATGCCCGGCCGGTTTGGCAAATCCTGAAATTGCTCGGCAAACCGCTCGGCGTCATCGTGCCCTATCTCGAAGCCGGGGATGTTTTTGCCGCGCTCGCGCGCGAAAACCGCGCCTTTGCCGGCATGTCGTATGCAACCATCGGCGAGTTGGGCCACCAGTCCGGTGAAGAGGCTCATGCCGTGAAGACTCGGCGCCTCAATCAAGTGCCGGACAAGCTGCGCATTGTTCCCATTTTTGGATAG
- a CDS encoding NADH-quinone oxidoreductase subunit D → MSWLETIVAKFPEAVQIVPSKAQEHVLIVTREALHALCRYLRDEHNPAFNFLMDLGGVDYLTFPEPRPERFEVIYNLFAWPQKLRLRLRVPVPEHDPILPSVSHLWAGAGWYEREVWDMFGIRFKGLADHRRILLYDEFKGHPLRKDYPINRRHPLVSNEKMNAPGSNGHARTFRIKTPQPGANTQNMLLNMGPSHPAMHGVIHLLLELDGEIVERADVGIGYLHRAFEKDAEAVTWTQVFPYTDRLNYVSPLLNNVGYALAVEKLMGLKTTERCQYIRVIMSEISRITDHLTCIGANAMELGAMTGFLYFIKVRDMLFELIEEITGARLTVSYVRIGGVKADLTPTFADNLRKILKELRIALDELHKLLTRNRIFVDRMQGVGVISKQQAVDYGFTGPMLRACGIDYDVRKAEPYLVYDRLDFDIPYGSNGDNYDRYLVRMEEIEQSMRILEQCLQQIPGGEINVDHEGRVMPASVMADYGKFGRTKGLLQIEALTDPTLSGGNSRLRDNIFPDNKRVVLPAKEKVYGSIEGLMNHFMLIMEGYGIAPPIGEAYQAVEGANGELGFYVISDGSGKPYRVDVRPPCFALMSGFHEMIKGDAVADIIATFGTVNMIAGELDR, encoded by the coding sequence ATGTCTTGGCTAGAAACCATCGTTGCAAAATTTCCCGAAGCCGTGCAAATCGTGCCTTCGAAAGCGCAAGAGCACGTGCTCATTGTCACGCGCGAAGCATTGCACGCGCTCTGCCGCTACTTGCGCGACGAGCACAATCCGGCCTTCAATTTCCTGATGGACCTCGGCGGCGTGGATTATCTCACCTTTCCGGAACCCCGGCCGGAACGCTTCGAGGTGATCTACAATCTCTTCGCCTGGCCGCAAAAACTGCGCTTGCGTCTGCGCGTGCCGGTGCCGGAGCACGATCCCATCCTGCCCTCGGTTTCCCACCTGTGGGCCGGCGCGGGCTGGTATGAACGCGAAGTGTGGGACATGTTCGGCATTCGCTTCAAAGGGCTCGCCGATCATCGCCGCATCCTGCTCTATGACGAGTTCAAGGGCCATCCGCTGCGCAAGGACTATCCCATCAACCGCCGGCATCCGCTCGTCTCCAACGAGAAGATGAATGCCCCCGGGAGCAACGGCCATGCACGCACGTTTCGCATCAAGACCCCCCAGCCCGGCGCGAACACGCAGAACATGCTGCTCAACATGGGGCCCTCGCATCCGGCCATGCACGGGGTCATCCACCTGCTGCTCGAGCTCGACGGCGAAATTGTCGAGCGCGCCGACGTTGGCATTGGCTATCTCCACCGCGCTTTCGAAAAGGATGCCGAAGCCGTGACCTGGACGCAGGTTTTTCCCTACACCGACCGTCTCAACTACGTCTCGCCGCTGCTCAACAATGTCGGTTACGCCCTGGCGGTGGAAAAGCTGATGGGGCTGAAGACCACCGAGCGCTGCCAGTACATTCGCGTGATCATGTCGGAGATCTCCCGCATCACCGACCATTTGACCTGCATCGGCGCCAACGCCATGGAACTCGGCGCGATGACCGGCTTTCTCTATTTCATCAAAGTGCGTGACATGCTGTTCGAGCTGATCGAGGAAATCACCGGGGCGCGCCTGACCGTCTCCTACGTGCGAATCGGCGGCGTCAAGGCCGATCTCACGCCCACTTTTGCCGACAATCTGCGCAAGATTCTCAAAGAGCTGCGCATTGCTTTGGACGAACTGCACAAGCTGCTCACCCGCAACCGCATTTTCGTGGACCGCATGCAGGGCGTGGGCGTGATCAGCAAACAGCAGGCGGTCGACTACGGCTTCACCGGTCCAATGCTGCGCGCCTGCGGCATCGATTACGACGTGCGCAAGGCGGAGCCCTATCTCGTTTATGACCGTCTCGATTTCGACATTCCCTATGGCAGCAACGGTGACAATTACGACCGCTATCTCGTCCGCATGGAGGAAATCGAACAGAGCATGCGCATTTTGGAGCAGTGCCTGCAGCAGATTCCGGGCGGCGAAATCAACGTCGATCACGAGGGCAGGGTCATGCCGGCCAGCGTGATGGCGGACTATGGCAAGTTTGGCCGGACCAAGGGGCTGCTGCAGATCGAGGCGCTGACCGACCCCACACTCTCCGGCGGGAACTCGCGGCTGCGCGACAACATCTTCCCCGACAACAAGCGTGTCGTCCTGCCGGCCAAGGAAAAGGTCTACGGCAGCATCGAAGGCCTGATGAATCACTTCATGCTGATCATGGAAGGCTACGGCATTGCGCCGCCCATCGGCGAAGCCTACCAGGCGGTCGAGGGCGCGAACGGCGAGCTGGGCTTTTACGTCATCAGTGACGGCAGTGGCAAGCCCTACCGGGTGGATGTGCGGCCGCCCTGCTTCGCGCTGATGTCCGGCTTTCATGAAATGATCAAAGGCGATGCGGTGGCGGATATCATCGCGACCTTCGGCACGGTGAACATGATTGCAGGAGAATTGGATCGATGA
- a CDS encoding NADH-quinone oxidoreductase subunit C has product MAPDQIAQRLRDRFGEQILEFKGDALDPFVRVAPENILPVCKFLHEEDDLFFDMCHNLSGYDPGAGQPLVVIYHLFSFRHRHWFTLKTEVPRTGGHVPTVSYLWRTADWHEREVYDLFGITFDNHPDLRRLLCPDDWEGWPLRKDYIVQEYYHGIRVPYGEDWNNFDTFAGNFERGHYVFAFEKRLPANDGQPAGKKE; this is encoded by the coding sequence ATGGCACCGGATCAAATTGCACAACGGCTGCGGGACCGCTTCGGCGAACAAATTCTGGAATTCAAGGGCGATGCCCTTGATCCCTTTGTGCGGGTCGCGCCCGAAAACATTTTGCCGGTTTGCAAATTCCTGCATGAAGAGGACGATCTTTTTTTCGACATGTGTCACAACCTTTCGGGCTACGATCCCGGCGCCGGCCAACCGCTGGTCGTTATTTATCATCTTTTCTCCTTCCGCCATCGGCATTGGTTTACCCTGAAGACGGAAGTCCCGCGCACGGGCGGTCATGTGCCCACGGTGTCCTATCTCTGGCGCACGGCGGACTGGCACGAACGCGAAGTGTATGACCTGTTCGGCATCACCTTCGATAATCACCCCGACCTGCGCCGCCTCCTCTGTCCGGACGATTGGGAAGGCTGGCCGCTGCGCAAGGATTACATCGTGCAGGAATACTACCACGGCATTCGCGTGCCCTACGGCGAGGACTGGAACAACTTCGACACCTTCGCAGGCAACTTCGAACGCGGACATTACGTTTTCGCCTTTGAAAAACGCCTGCCCGCCAACGACGGCCAGCCGGCCGGGAAGAAGGAGTGA